Proteins encoded by one window of Candidatus Saccharibacteria bacterium:
- a CDS encoding DUF1045 domain-containing protein: MLQLKLDDIVTAEKDLKIIASNFKIFQLQAIKYSQDEGFVDVEYKKLSSLTFLQEKVLAIFNSMRDGMREKDRARLATTEGLARENLQQYGYRGIGELFRPHLTLTRFSNKNEQQLTNMPKIDSFSGSFDRIGLFEMGESGTCRRKIFEIKLK; the protein is encoded by the coding sequence ATGCTACAACTTAAATTAGACGATATTGTAACCGCCGAAAAAGACTTAAAAATAATTGCTTCTAATTTTAAGATATTTCAACTTCAGGCCATTAAATATTCTCAAGACGAAGGCTTTGTAGACGTCGAGTATAAGAAGCTCTCGAGCCTAACCTTTCTTCAAGAGAAGGTACTGGCTATTTTTAACTCAATGCGAGACGGCATGCGCGAAAAAGACCGAGCACGACTAGCGACTACCGAAGGCCTCGCAAGAGAGAACTTACAGCAATACGGATACAGAGGAATAGGCGAGCTGTTTCGCCCGCATTTAACCCTAACAAGGTTTAGTAATAAAAACGAACAGCAACTTACTAATATGCCCAAAATTGATTCCTTTAGCGGCTCATTTGACCGCATTGGTCTATTTGAAATGGGTGAAAGCGGAACTTGTAGGCGAAAGATTTTTGAAATTAAGTTAAAATAA
- the rny gene encoding ribonuclease Y — translation MLLVFVAIAVIGGGVLGYTGQTVINKRKNSDAEAKAKKVLDEAKEQAKKLELEGKEKALKIADEAKAEERERRTKLDALEKRVADRESLLDSKLEQIERRSEALNTDEKEISAIKDELRSIRAKQEKNLEKIAKLKKDDAQKKLMEMTEKELKVDLAAYIEKRKRDATENAEEDAKQIMTEAMERLATATATERPITTVAIPSDELKGRIIGKEGRNIQTLERLTGVDVIIDESPGVIMISGFDPVRRQVARRSLEKLIEDGRIHPGRIEEVVEKVQKEVDDEIKKAGEQAARDAKVAGLPPEIVKLMGQLKFRTSYSQNVLYHSVEMAHLAAMIAEEVGANIQVSRTAAFLHDLGKAVSHEIEGKHHHITGDMMRKAGFDEATTHAAEAHHDDIEATTPEALIVRVVDALSAGRPGARGDTLENYVKRMQDLENVANSFAGIDKSYAVSAGREIRVFVTPEEIDDLSAIKLARDVATKIEATLKYPGTIKVNVIRETRAQEYAK, via the coding sequence ATGTTATTGGTTTTTGTGGCCATTGCCGTAATTGGTGGTGGTGTTTTGGGATACACGGGCCAAACCGTAATTAATAAACGGAAAAACAGCGATGCCGAGGCCAAGGCCAAAAAGGTTTTAGACGAGGCCAAAGAACAGGCTAAAAAACTCGAACTCGAAGGTAAAGAAAAAGCTCTAAAGATTGCCGACGAGGCCAAGGCCGAAGAACGCGAACGCCGCACCAAACTCGATGCGCTCGAAAAGCGGGTGGCTGATCGCGAAAGCTTGCTCGACAGCAAACTCGAACAAATTGAACGCCGATCCGAGGCTTTAAATACCGACGAAAAAGAGATCTCAGCCATTAAAGATGAGCTGCGCAGCATTCGTGCTAAACAAGAAAAGAACTTAGAAAAAATTGCCAAGCTCAAAAAAGACGATGCACAAAAGAAGCTAATGGAAATGACCGAAAAGGAGCTTAAGGTAGACTTGGCGGCCTATATAGAAAAGCGCAAACGCGATGCGACCGAAAATGCCGAAGAAGACGCCAAGCAAATTATGACCGAGGCCATGGAGCGCCTGGCTACCGCCACCGCTACTGAGCGGCCTATTACCACCGTGGCTATCCCGAGCGACGAGCTAAAGGGGCGCATTATTGGTAAAGAAGGTCGTAACATACAAACCCTAGAGCGACTTACAGGAGTTGATGTGATTATCGACGAATCTCCGGGTGTGATTATGATATCGGGTTTTGACCCAGTGCGCCGCCAAGTAGCTCGCCGCAGTTTAGAAAAACTAATCGAAGACGGTCGGATTCACCCAGGCCGAATAGAAGAGGTTGTCGAAAAAGTTCAAAAGGAAGTTGACGACGAAATTAAAAAGGCTGGTGAACAAGCCGCCCGCGATGCCAAGGTTGCCGGTTTACCACCCGAGATTGTTAAGCTCATGGGTCAGCTTAAGTTCCGTACCAGCTATAGCCAAAACGTGCTTTACCACTCGGTCGAAATGGCTCACCTAGCTGCCATGATTGCCGAAGAGGTGGGTGCAAATATTCAAGTGAGCCGCACGGCGGCGTTCTTGCACGATCTTGGCAAGGCCGTGAGCCATGAGATCGAGGGTAAGCACCACCACATTACTGGCGACATGATGCGCAAGGCTGGGTTTGACGAGGCTACCACCCACGCCGCCGAAGCTCACCACGACGACATTGAGGCCACCACGCCCGAGGCACTGATTGTGCGTGTAGTCGATGCCCTAAGCGCTGGCCGCCCAGGAGCTCGCGGTGACACGCTCGAAAACTATGTTAAACGCATGCAAGATCTCGAAAACGTAGCCAATAGCTTTGCTGGCATCGACAAAAGCTATGCCGTTAGTGCCGGCCGCGAGATCCGGGTGTTTGTAACACCCGAAGAGATTGACGACCTAAGTGCCATTAAGCTGGCTCGCGATGTAGCCACCAAGATTGAGGCAACACTAAAGTATCCTGGCACAATCAAAGTTAATGTAATACGGGAAACCCGTGCACAGGAGTACGCCAAGTAG
- a CDS encoding PH domain-containing protein, whose protein sequence is MENYHYPGQPADEVTKRVIYKHIISIVPFLVATVIVGVAVVVGLSYLSMNPNVLPIKFSAGLFSLVGFGVIVMLLLMLVAVVWIWRANKIVVTNQHIVDIDQIGLFNKRVSTLTLSRIQDVSARVRGPLQTVLGYGNINVQTAGEDRNFEFDYVPNPYDLENYILEVHKQFYNQDSGVEEDVAPPRPSKTDSGSAVSNQAISNPITPSSKAGKTNSLQPGEDDFNVAEAAGSQKPPNQT, encoded by the coding sequence ATGGAAAACTATCATTACCCAGGCCAGCCTGCCGACGAAGTTACCAAACGAGTAATTTATAAACATATTATTTCGATTGTGCCATTTTTGGTAGCTACTGTAATTGTAGGCGTGGCAGTGGTAGTTGGCCTTTCATATCTATCCATGAACCCCAATGTGCTACCAATAAAGTTTTCAGCCGGCCTGTTCAGCCTAGTGGGCTTTGGTGTAATTGTCATGCTGCTATTAATGTTGGTGGCGGTGGTTTGGATATGGCGAGCTAACAAAATTGTTGTAACTAACCAGCACATAGTTGATATCGACCAGATTGGGCTTTTTAACAAACGCGTTTCTACCCTAACCCTGTCGCGTATCCAAGACGTATCGGCTCGGGTGCGCGGACCCCTCCAAACTGTGCTGGGTTATGGCAATATCAATGTCCAAACAGCCGGCGAAGACCGCAATTTTGAATTCGACTATGTGCCCAACCCATACGACCTAGAGAATTATATTTTAGAAGTGCACAAACAGTTCTACAACCAAGATAGCGGGGTCGAAGAAGATGTTGCCCCGCCAAGACCGTCCAAAACCGATAGTGGCAGTGCTGTATCTAATCAAGCTATCTCAAATCCAATCACACCAAGCTCTAAGGCGGGCAAAACCAATAGTTTGCAGCCGGGCGAAGATGATTTTAATGTAGCTGAAGCCGCTGGCTCTCAAAAACCACCAAATCAAACTTAG
- the ruvA gene encoding Holliday junction branch migration protein RuvA, giving the protein MIAKITGTVSELLTASAIVDVAGVGYEVFVTPTTHERISVNDQAVLYIAEQIKEDAHTLYGFLTLNERNMYYSLTSVTGVGPKAGVAILSHHSVEEIQSGILAGNISLFSNVSGIGKKTAQRIILELKGKLVEAPMQKANPDDPAHQALISLGFTAKDAMIALEHVDKKLDTNQRVKEALKGVKP; this is encoded by the coding sequence ATGATTGCGAAAATAACCGGAACAGTTTCGGAACTTTTGACGGCTAGCGCCATTGTTGATGTGGCGGGTGTCGGCTACGAAGTTTTTGTTACACCTACTACTCACGAAAGAATATCTGTTAATGACCAGGCCGTGCTATACATTGCCGAACAGATCAAAGAAGACGCGCACACGCTTTATGGCTTTTTAACTCTCAATGAGCGCAACATGTACTACTCTCTCACTTCGGTTACGGGTGTGGGGCCTAAGGCCGGCGTAGCTATACTTAGTCATCATTCAGTCGAGGAAATTCAAAGTGGAATCTTGGCTGGCAACATTAGTTTGTTTAGTAATGTAAGCGGCATTGGCAAGAAAACCGCCCAGCGGATTATCTTAGAGCTCAAGGGCAAGCTGGTAGAGGCACCGATGCAAAAAGCCAACCCCGATGACCCGGCTCACCAGGCCTTAATAAGCCTTGGTTTTACTGCCAAAGACGCCATGATAGCTTTGGAGCATGTTGACAAAAAACTAGATACAAACCAGCGGGTGAAAGAAGCCTTGAAAGGGGTTAAGCCGTGA
- the tsaB gene encoding tRNA (adenosine(37)-N6)-threonylcarbamoyltransferase complex dimerization subunit type 1 TsaB: protein MILLIRSDEPQAELYLLDIQKVFAKDKWLAERRLANELLPHIEALLKDSGTKLADLDGIGVFTGSGSFTGLRIGATVANTLAYSLGIPIVVGQGSGWQKQAVEKLTNGGAEHIIVPSYERPANITQPKSQQV from the coding sequence GTGATTTTACTAATCCGCAGCGACGAACCACAAGCTGAGCTGTATTTATTAGACATTCAAAAAGTGTTTGCCAAAGACAAGTGGCTGGCTGAACGTCGCTTAGCCAACGAGCTTCTACCACATATAGAAGCCCTGTTAAAAGATAGTGGCACAAAGCTGGCAGACCTCGATGGAATCGGGGTATTTACGGGTAGCGGATCTTTTACTGGATTGCGAATTGGCGCGACTGTAGCAAACACTCTGGCATATAGCCTGGGCATTCCAATTGTTGTCGGCCAGGGCAGTGGCTGGCAAAAGCAAGCCGTAGAAAAGCTAACTAATGGCGGGGCTGAGCACATTATTGTGCCTAGTTATGAGCGGCCGGCTAATATTACTCAGCCCAAAAGCCAACAAGTCTGA
- a CDS encoding prepilin-type N-terminal cleavage/methylation domain-containing protein, which produces MFRTKQSGFTLLELVIVIVVIGILAFLIVPQLLTGPARARDAQRKIDLRNIKTALENYYNEQGAYPTTLTALEGGSIPYIKTVPTDPKTRQNYTYIVTGNPPSGFILQTNLENKTDPDIKVGTKNTYEITSSNP; this is translated from the coding sequence TTGTTTCGTACAAAACAAAGCGGCTTTACCCTGCTCGAACTCGTAATTGTGATTGTAGTAATCGGTATTCTAGCTTTCCTGATTGTGCCGCAGCTACTAACTGGTCCTGCCCGGGCGCGCGATGCCCAACGCAAAATTGATTTGCGTAATATTAAGACTGCGCTAGAAAACTATTACAACGAACAAGGCGCCTACCCCACCACTCTAACCGCGCTCGAAGGTGGCTCTATACCATATATAAAAACTGTGCCGACCGATCCAAAAACCCGACAAAACTACACGTACATAGTTACGGGCAACCCGCCTAGCGGATTTATTTTGCAGACTAATCTAGAGAATAAAACTGACCCAGATATAAAAGTGGGCACCAAGAACACCTACGAAATTACTAGCTCTAACCCATAG
- a CDS encoding lamin tail domain-containing protein: MNVLHKVLNRTMISLLVALPMLGILINGAPPVRAVAKPVVISELQPGSPTSSGDEFVELYNNTNSDIDISGWSLYYKSATGTSWSKKATLPSGSVIAAHGFWLLASDIAANTKFNSGLAQTGGNIQLRDSNDSAVDQFAWGNGDSPLGLAAPAPVTNEVLARDFDDATQTMLNSDNNLSDFSLSTTATPGAIPAVEPPNPGDQGVDDPSPANYARIVVTELLPDPASPQVDSSDEFIELYNPTGADVDLNGWSLRDGSGKVFVIKSKTIAAGGYLVLYSKETSITLNNTGDVISLLAPDGSIGDTTPDYGNAKQGLSWGLVNGEWTWTTSPTPGGVNSAALVDSAGSTTAKAAASKKTTAKKVAAAKTSKAKAAAKSPVAKIANSATEAAANISKNSTLWTWLLIVLGVGTIGYGIYEYRPEIINTYHKLRTKFGLGVKTSSKP, translated from the coding sequence ATGAATGTGTTACACAAAGTTTTAAATCGGACCATGATTAGTTTGCTCGTGGCTTTACCCATGCTGGGCATATTAATCAATGGCGCACCGCCCGTAAGGGCTGTTGCCAAACCTGTAGTAATAAGCGAGCTTCAACCCGGCTCCCCTACTTCATCGGGGGATGAATTTGTTGAGCTCTATAACAACACGAATAGCGATATCGACATTTCAGGCTGGAGCTTGTATTACAAATCAGCCACCGGCACCAGCTGGAGCAAGAAAGCTACTCTACCGTCAGGCTCGGTTATAGCCGCCCATGGCTTCTGGCTACTAGCCAGTGATATTGCTGCCAACACTAAGTTTAACAGTGGGTTGGCGCAAACCGGTGGTAACATTCAATTGCGCGACTCAAACGACAGCGCAGTTGATCAGTTTGCCTGGGGTAATGGTGATAGTCCATTAGGTCTGGCCGCACCCGCACCTGTTACCAACGAGGTGCTGGCCAGGGACTTCGATGATGCCACTCAAACCATGCTCAATAGCGATAACAACTTGAGTGACTTTTCGCTCAGCACCACTGCTACACCAGGCGCAATTCCTGCTGTTGAACCACCAAATCCTGGAGATCAAGGTGTCGATGATCCCAGCCCAGCAAATTATGCCCGCATTGTAGTTACAGAATTATTACCAGATCCAGCCAGCCCACAGGTTGACAGTAGCGATGAGTTTATTGAACTGTACAATCCGACTGGAGCAGATGTAGATCTAAATGGCTGGAGCTTGCGCGATGGCAGTGGCAAAGTGTTTGTAATCAAGAGCAAAACGATTGCGGCTGGTGGCTACTTGGTACTTTATAGCAAGGAAACAAGTATTACACTTAATAACACCGGCGATGTAATTAGCCTGCTAGCGCCCGATGGATCAATTGGCGATACTACACCAGATTATGGCAACGCCAAGCAAGGCCTAAGCTGGGGGCTAGTAAACGGCGAGTGGACTTGGACAACTAGCCCAACACCCGGTGGCGTAAACTCCGCCGCCCTTGTAGATTCGGCTGGCAGTACGACAGCAAAGGCTGCTGCTAGCAAGAAAACTACTGCCAAGAAAGTTGCGGCTGCCAAAACCAGTAAGGCCAAGGCGGCTGCTAAGAGCCCGGTAGCCAAAATAGCCAATAGCGCTACCGAAGCTGCCGCCAACATTAGTAAGAATTCTACACTGTGGACCTGGTTGCTGATTGTGCTAGGAGTCGGTACTATTGGATATGGGATTTATGAATACCGGCCAGAAATCATTAATACTTACCACAAACTTAGAACAAAGTTCGGACTTGGCGTTAAGACTAGCTCAAAACCTTAA
- the tsaE gene encoding tRNA (adenosine(37)-N6)-threonylcarbamoyltransferase complex ATPase subunit type 1 TsaE — protein sequence MALRLAQNLKPPLLIELVGDLGGGKTAFVKALGRALGVEKTIVSPTFTIHQSYKTPSGGSLEHFDLYRLTDDQLVQNELADSLENGNSVVCVEWAEHFHSHLSNDRLVIKFEFVNDDSRKLTLNAMGPKSRGLLEAIK from the coding sequence TTGGCGTTAAGACTAGCTCAAAACCTTAAGCCGCCCTTGCTAATAGAGCTGGTTGGAGATCTGGGTGGCGGTAAAACTGCTTTTGTAAAAGCCCTGGGCAGGGCTCTTGGTGTTGAAAAGACGATTGTTAGCCCTACCTTTACCATCCACCAAAGTTACAAGACCCCTAGTGGCGGTAGCTTGGAACATTTTGATCTATATAGGCTAACAGACGATCAGCTCGTGCAAAACGAGCTAGCCGATTCACTCGAAAACGGCAACTCGGTGGTTTGTGTAGAATGGGCTGAGCATTTTCACTCACACTTGAGCAATGACCGGCTAGTTATTAAGTTTGAATTTGTAAACGACGACTCTCGCAAACTAACATTAAACGCAATGGGTCCTAAGAGCCGGGGGCTGTTAGAGGCCATCAAGTGA
- the ruvB gene encoding Holliday junction branch migration DNA helicase RuvB, which yields MIERQEDPTNEFQAEAPEELVFEETLRPQTFADYIGQEQIKKSLQLAIAAASKRGEAIDHVLLYGPPGLGKTTLAHVISHEMSKQIKVTSGPAIERAGDLASLLTNLQDGDILFIDEIHRLPRTVEEVLYPAMEDYAIDIMLGKGPSAQSLRLDLPKFTLIGATTRYGSLSGPLRDRFGLVNRLEYYQPQEIEKILARSARLLDINVEPKTLSHMAARSRLTPRIANRLIKRVRDYAQVHGTGKIDKDALYKTVELLSIDEYGLEAADRQVMSIIIENYRGGPVGIEAVAASIGEERQTIEDVYEPYLIQIGFLERTPRGRKATAKAYDHLGFQKPAANTDNRQKLL from the coding sequence ATGATTGAACGACAAGAAGATCCAACCAACGAGTTTCAAGCTGAAGCACCCGAAGAGTTGGTATTCGAGGAGACTCTGCGGCCCCAAACCTTTGCCGACTACATTGGCCAAGAACAAATCAAAAAAAGTTTGCAATTGGCGATTGCTGCGGCTAGCAAGCGTGGCGAGGCGATTGATCATGTTTTGCTCTATGGCCCTCCGGGATTAGGCAAAACCACCCTGGCTCATGTTATATCGCACGAAATGAGTAAGCAAATTAAAGTTACTAGTGGGCCAGCAATTGAGCGAGCTGGCGACTTGGCCTCGCTGCTAACAAATCTTCAAGATGGTGACATTTTGTTTATCGATGAGATTCACCGGCTGCCACGCACGGTCGAAGAAGTTTTGTATCCGGCTATGGAAGATTATGCAATCGACATTATGCTTGGCAAAGGGCCATCGGCTCAGAGTTTACGCCTAGATCTGCCAAAGTTCACTCTAATTGGTGCTACCACTCGTTATGGCTCACTGTCGGGACCATTACGTGATCGCTTTGGCTTGGTGAACCGGCTTGAATATTACCAGCCACAAGAAATCGAAAAGATCTTAGCACGTTCTGCTAGGCTGCTCGATATCAACGTAGAGCCCAAGACTCTTTCTCATATGGCGGCTCGTTCCAGGCTAACGCCCCGTATTGCCAACCGACTGATTAAGCGGGTGCGCGACTACGCTCAGGTGCATGGCACAGGCAAAATCGACAAAGATGCCTTGTATAAAACGGTTGAACTGTTAAGCATCGATGAATATGGGCTCGAAGCCGCCGACCGCCAAGTTATGAGCATAATTATTGAAAACTATCGGGGCGGACCAGTTGGAATCGAGGCGGTTGCTGCTAGTATTGGCGAAGAACGCCAGACTATCGAAGATGTTTACGAGCCCTATCTGATTCAGATTGGCTTTTTAGAGCGCACGCCACGGGGCCGTAAGGCCACTGCTAAAGCTTACGATCATTTGGGCTTTCAGAAGCCAGCTGCAAATACTGATAATCGGCAAAAGCTATTGTAG
- a CDS encoding ComEC/Rec2 family competence protein, with translation MRRSWQITTIVIGFLVGIVIAANFAIAITLWWLVPLLLACAGLLFVRGKLGYVLFCVLGLIIGLCRFGIYIYNNPIRPLQALYSQKIDVVGVVVGEPTRDDNRDYVFYINNLKINGRSVGSMIKVKALSGAAREGNTVLVTGKLYPIDGSNAEASIGYAKVKIISSSQSFLVQVKQRFLAGLRAALDEPASSFMAGILLGSRSGLPRNLQDLLAAVGLSHIVAISGYNLTILTGFLQRHFGRNWRWGGLVFSLWAILGFVLLTGASPSIVRAGIMSALFLVMSYYGRKLNIFTALSLAAAAMLLLNPSLLITDIGWQLSFLSLTGIVLLAPKFQYILPKRPSWLNELLAVSLAAQLATAGLIVYIFGQVSLVAPLANLIVLPLVPVLMLIGTVLALFGMALPELAYFLGHSVTWLVNQLFDLISYLSRLPLAANRINGISLLAVAAYYAILLAWVFLVRPSQAKGLSTDLKNAIIGVNSVSSQEHLKSRAS, from the coding sequence GTGCGCAGAAGCTGGCAAATTACCACTATAGTAATAGGATTTTTGGTTGGCATTGTTATTGCCGCCAACTTTGCTATTGCCATTACATTATGGTGGCTAGTGCCGCTATTGCTGGCCTGTGCCGGCCTGCTGTTTGTTCGTGGCAAGCTTGGTTACGTTCTGTTTTGTGTGCTCGGATTAATTATTGGTCTGTGTCGGTTTGGAATTTACATTTACAACAATCCAATACGACCCCTACAAGCTCTATATAGTCAAAAGATCGATGTGGTGGGAGTTGTTGTTGGCGAGCCAACCCGCGATGACAATCGTGATTATGTTTTTTACATTAATAATCTTAAAATCAATGGTCGTTCTGTGGGCTCGATGATCAAGGTTAAAGCACTAAGTGGAGCAGCCAGAGAAGGGAACACAGTTTTAGTTACCGGCAAGCTTTACCCGATTGATGGGAGTAACGCCGAAGCTAGTATAGGCTATGCCAAGGTAAAGATTATTAGCTCCTCGCAGTCGTTTTTAGTCCAAGTTAAGCAAAGGTTCTTAGCCGGCTTGCGAGCTGCATTGGACGAGCCGGCTAGCTCATTTATGGCCGGCATCTTGCTAGGGAGCCGGAGTGGCCTACCGCGCAACCTGCAGGATTTACTAGCTGCCGTGGGCTTAAGTCATATTGTTGCCATATCGGGCTACAACCTTACGATTTTAACGGGGTTTTTACAAAGGCACTTTGGTCGTAACTGGCGCTGGGGTGGTCTGGTATTTTCGCTTTGGGCAATTTTGGGGTTTGTGCTGCTAACCGGTGCAAGCCCATCTATTGTGCGAGCGGGAATTATGTCGGCCCTGTTTTTGGTTATGAGCTATTATGGCCGAAAGTTAAACATATTTACCGCTCTGAGTTTGGCCGCAGCAGCTATGCTGTTGTTGAATCCAAGCCTATTAATCACTGACATTGGTTGGCAGCTGTCGTTTCTTTCACTCACAGGCATCGTGCTGTTGGCGCCCAAATTTCAATACATATTACCCAAGCGCCCAAGCTGGCTTAATGAGCTTTTGGCGGTCAGTCTTGCGGCACAATTAGCTACTGCTGGTTTGATAGTTTATATTTTTGGACAGGTTAGTTTGGTGGCACCGTTGGCAAATTTAATTGTACTGCCACTAGTACCAGTATTGATGTTGATTGGTACAGTCTTGGCTTTGTTTGGTATGGCTCTACCCGAGCTAGCTTATTTTTTGGGCCATTCTGTGACTTGGCTGGTTAACCAACTTTTTGACTTAATAAGCTATCTCTCGCGTTTGCCGCTGGCGGCTAATCGTATAAACGGCATTAGCTTGCTGGCTGTGGCTGCTTACTATGCAATCCTTTTGGCCTGGGTATTTTTGGTGCGGCCAAGTCAGGCCAAAGGCTTATCAACAGATCTGAAAAATGCTATAATTGGAGTAAATTCTGTATCGTCGCAGGAGCATTTAAAGTCAAGGGCCTCATAG
- a CDS encoding YebC/PmpR family DNA-binding transcriptional regulator has protein sequence MSGHSKWASIKHKKGVADAKRGKIFTKLASEIAVAAQGGADPGMNFKLRLAIQKAKASNVPAANIDRAIAKGSGTGDGAKLEELSYEGYGPAGVAVMVKALSDNRNRTGSEVKSTFSKHGGNLGAPGSVAYVFESKGVITCKDGLDKDEVGLQAIETGATDIDDSEGQLVVYTTPNDLEKVRDALGEDTVESAEVKMEPTQTITVDDEAKAKTLTRLMDALDDLDDVVEVTANFDIPDKILSKLE, from the coding sequence ATGTCTGGACATAGCAAGTGGGCTAGTATTAAACACAAAAAAGGCGTAGCCGATGCCAAGCGCGGCAAAATTTTTACCAAGCTGGCTAGCGAAATTGCCGTAGCGGCCCAAGGCGGTGCCGATCCCGGCATGAATTTTAAGTTGCGCCTGGCTATTCAAAAAGCCAAGGCCTCTAATGTGCCGGCCGCCAACATCGACCGGGCAATCGCTAAAGGTAGCGGTACTGGCGATGGTGCCAAACTCGAAGAGCTAAGCTACGAAGGCTACGGCCCTGCCGGAGTGGCGGTGATGGTTAAGGCCTTAAGCGATAATCGCAATCGCACTGGCTCCGAGGTAAAGTCGACATTTTCTAAACATGGCGGTAACTTGGGTGCGCCAGGTTCGGTAGCTTACGTGTTTGAGAGCAAAGGAGTTATTACATGTAAGGACGGTCTAGACAAAGACGAAGTCGGCTTGCAGGCTATCGAAACTGGCGCCACTGATATTGACGATAGTGAAGGCCAACTAGTTGTGTACACTACACCCAACGACCTCGAAAAAGTTCGCGATGCTTTGGGTGAAGATACAGTGGAGTCGGCCGAAGTTAAAATGGAGCCAACTCAAACTATTACTGTAGACGATGAGGCTAAAGCCAAGACCCTAACCAGACTAATGGACGCCCTCGACGATCTAGATGATGTAGTTGAGGTCACGGCCAACTTCGACATCCCCGATAAAATTTTAAGTAAGTTGGAATAG
- the ruvC gene encoding crossover junction endodeoxyribonuclease RuvC, whose protein sequence is MKILGIDPGTATTGFGVIEKKDGKLTAIDCGVISTDKSLAMPERLDILYKDIKELIAHHKPDTVAVEQLFFARNVTTALTVGQARGIVLLSAQQAKLPIREFTPLQVKQSVTGYGQATKKQVQEMVTKILKLKTIPKPDDAADALAIAICCSASNNSHRTPLR, encoded by the coding sequence ATGAAAATTCTTGGCATCGATCCAGGCACGGCAACCACTGGATTTGGTGTGATTGAAAAAAAAGACGGCAAGTTGACCGCAATCGATTGTGGTGTAATTTCGACAGATAAATCTTTAGCGATGCCAGAGCGACTCGATATTTTATACAAAGATATTAAAGAACTAATTGCTCACCATAAGCCAGATACTGTTGCCGTGGAGCAGTTGTTCTTTGCTCGCAATGTTACTACGGCGCTGACTGTTGGGCAGGCCAGGGGAATAGTTTTGTTGTCTGCCCAGCAGGCTAAGTTGCCAATTAGGGAATTTACTCCTTTGCAAGTTAAGCAATCTGTTACCGGCTATGGGCAAGCCACCAAAAAGCAGGTGCAAGAGATGGTAACTAAAATTCTAAAGCTCAAAACCATTCCAAAACCAGACGATGCAGCTGATGCGCTGGCGATTGCAATTTGCTGTTCGGCGTCGAACAATTCTCATCGCACACCTCTGCGTTAA